A genomic window from Yoonia rosea includes:
- the gatA gene encoding Asp-tRNA(Asn)/Glu-tRNA(Gln) amidotransferase subunit GatA produces the protein MADLTKLTIAQARDAMRKGDTTSAEITSACLTAIEGADALGAFVHHTPEIATAQAAAADTRIKAGDAPDMCGIPLGIKDLFCTKGVPSQAASRILEGFKPEYESTITSQLFDAGAVMLGKLNMDEFAMGSSNETSVYGNAVNPWKRAGDDTALTPGGSSGGSASAVAADLCLAATGTDTGGSIRQPAAFTGITGLKPTYGRVSRWGIVAFASSLDQAGPMTKDVRDAAIMLTAMAGHDPLDSTSADIPVPDFEAALTGDIRGKTIGIPKEYRMDGMPAEIEKLWEDGTAMLKDAGAKIVDISLPHTKYALPAYYVIAPAEASSNLARYDGVRFGHRAKLGHGDGITEMYEKTRAEGFGPEVQRRVMVGTYVLSAGFYDAYYNRARRVRALIKQDFDKVFADGVDAILTPATPSAAFGLGEMTNADPIQMYLNDVFTVTVNLAGLPGIAVPTGQNAQGLPMGLQLIGRPWEEGDLLNVAYRLEQSAGFVAKPAKWW, from the coding sequence ATGGCTGATCTGACCAAACTGACCATCGCGCAGGCCCGTGACGCCATGCGCAAAGGCGACACCACCAGCGCCGAAATCACATCCGCCTGTCTGACCGCCATTGAAGGTGCAGACGCGTTGGGCGCTTTCGTGCACCACACACCCGAGATCGCAACGGCGCAGGCCGCAGCCGCCGATACGCGGATCAAGGCCGGTGACGCCCCCGATATGTGTGGCATCCCGCTGGGGATCAAAGACCTGTTTTGCACCAAAGGTGTGCCCTCACAGGCGGCTTCGCGCATTCTTGAAGGTTTCAAGCCCGAGTATGAGAGCACGATCACAAGCCAGCTGTTCGACGCAGGTGCGGTCATGTTGGGCAAGCTGAACATGGACGAGTTCGCCATGGGGTCGTCGAACGAGACGTCCGTTTATGGCAATGCGGTGAACCCGTGGAAACGTGCGGGCGACGATACAGCCCTGACGCCCGGTGGCTCATCTGGCGGGTCGGCCAGCGCTGTTGCCGCTGATCTGTGCCTTGCTGCAACGGGTACCGACACGGGCGGTTCCATCCGCCAGCCTGCGGCCTTTACCGGTATCACCGGTCTGAAGCCAACCTATGGTCGCGTGTCGCGCTGGGGCATCGTGGCTTTTGCTTCATCGCTGGATCAAGCAGGCCCGATGACCAAAGACGTGCGCGACGCCGCGATCATGCTGACCGCCATGGCGGGCCATGACCCGTTGGACAGCACCAGTGCGGATATCCCCGTGCCGGATTTCGAGGCTGCTTTGACAGGCGACATTCGTGGCAAGACGATTGGTATCCCCAAAGAATACCGCATGGACGGTATGCCCGCCGAAATCGAGAAGCTGTGGGAAGATGGCACCGCGATGCTGAAAGACGCAGGCGCGAAGATCGTCGATATCTCGCTACCGCATACGAAATACGCGCTGCCTGCCTATTATGTGATCGCGCCCGCCGAGGCCTCGTCGAACCTTGCCCGCTATGACGGTGTGCGCTTTGGCCACCGTGCCAAGCTTGGGCATGGGGACGGCATTACCGAGATGTATGAAAAGACCCGCGCCGAGGGCTTTGGCCCCGAAGTGCAGCGCCGCGTTATGGTCGGCACCTATGTGCTGTCAGCTGGTTTCTATGATGCCTACTACAACCGCGCCCGCCGCGTGCGCGCGTTGATCAAGCAGGACTTTGACAAGGTCTTTGCAGATGGCGTCGATGCAATCCTGACACCGGCCACACCTTCGGCGGCTTTCGGACTGGGCGAGATGACCAATGCTGATCCGATCCAGATGTACCTGAACGACGTCTTTACCGTGACGGTGAACCTTGCAGGCCTGCCGGGCATTGCGGTGCCTACCGGACAGAACGCGCAAGGTTTGCCAATGGGCCTGCAATTGATCGGACGGCCCTGGGAAGAGGGTGATTTGCTGAATGTGGCTTATCGTCTTGAGCAATCTGCAGGTTTTGTAGCCAAGCCGGCGAAGTGGTGGTAA
- the gatC gene encoding Asp-tRNA(Asn)/Glu-tRNA(Gln) amidotransferase subunit GatC, which yields MSIDTETARRVAKLARIKVEDDALPALASEFSAILGFIEQLNEVDVEGVEPMTSVTPQRLKRREDVVTDGNQQAAVLKNAPDAREGFFAVPKVVE from the coding sequence ATGTCGATTGACACCGAAACCGCCCGCCGCGTGGCCAAGCTGGCCCGCATCAAGGTGGAAGACGACGCCCTGCCAGCGCTGGCATCCGAATTCAGCGCAATTCTTGGGTTTATTGAGCAACTCAACGAAGTGGATGTGGAAGGTGTCGAACCGATGACATCCGTGACCCCCCAGCGCCTGAAGCGCCGCGAAGATGTCGTGACCGACGGCAACCAGCAAGCGGCGGTGTTGAAGAACGCGCCCGATGCGCGTGAGGGCTTTTTTGCTGTTCCAAAGGTGGTTGAATAA
- a CDS encoding ceramidase domain-containing protein — translation MNWFEQIDGYCERTDFTYWSEPLNALTNLAFIIAALILWRRSAGVPMARVLCGILFAIGVGSFLFHTHATIWAMLLDVLPIGVFILIYLFVVNRDMVPMGHWYAVFATALFIPYAAVLVPVLNQFPFIRISNFYWTVPILLAIYALILRHKPGIARGFLQGAALLCLSITIRSLDEILCDAIPIGTHFMWHVLNGIMLGFMIHVYTRHMLATGRTGR, via the coding sequence GTGAATTGGTTTGAACAGATTGATGGCTATTGCGAGCGTACGGATTTTACCTATTGGTCCGAGCCGCTGAACGCGCTGACCAATCTTGCATTCATTATTGCGGCCCTGATCCTGTGGCGACGCAGCGCGGGCGTGCCGATGGCGCGGGTGCTTTGCGGCATTCTCTTTGCCATTGGTGTGGGCAGTTTCCTGTTTCACACCCATGCCACGATCTGGGCCATGCTGTTGGATGTGCTGCCGATTGGCGTTTTCATCCTGATCTATCTTTTCGTCGTGAACCGCGACATGGTGCCAATGGGGCATTGGTATGCGGTTTTCGCAACGGCCCTGTTCATTCCCTATGCCGCCGTGCTGGTGCCTGTACTGAACCAGTTTCCCTTTATCCGCATTTCCAACTTCTACTGGACCGTGCCGATCCTCTTGGCCATCTACGCCCTGATCCTGCGGCACAAACCGGGAATCGCCCGCGGGTTTTTGCAGGGGGCTGCACTTTTGTGCCTGTCTATCACCATCCGCTCGCTTGATGAAATCCTGTGCGATGCGATCCCGATTGGCACGCATTTCATGTGGCATGTCCTCAATGGGATCATGCTGGGTTTCATGATCCATGTTTACACCCGCCATATGCTTGCGACTGGCCGCACAGGGCGGTAA
- a CDS encoding metal-dependent hydrolase, whose product MKITWLGHASFRIEIEGAVLLIDPWLEGNPSFPNEHRAAALAGATHILLTHGHFDHTSEVDAIAKETGAFVVGIPELCAIFDAHETVEFNKGGTVDLGGALVSMVQATHSSSVGAAYAGTEAGYMIKGEGHTIYVSGDTDIMADMDWMGDFYNPDIGILCCGGHYTMGMEGAAYAAKRYFNFKTVIPAHYATFPLLAQSAQPLVDALPDLDVRTPAVMETVEI is encoded by the coding sequence ATGAAAATCACTTGGCTGGGACATGCAAGTTTCCGGATCGAAATCGAAGGCGCGGTGCTGCTGATTGACCCTTGGCTTGAGGGCAATCCGTCATTCCCCAATGAACACCGCGCCGCCGCTTTGGCGGGTGCCACCCATATCCTGCTGACCCATGGTCATTTCGACCATACCTCCGAGGTGGATGCAATTGCCAAGGAAACCGGTGCTTTCGTCGTCGGCATCCCCGAACTTTGCGCGATCTTTGATGCCCACGAGACAGTGGAATTCAACAAAGGCGGCACGGTTGATCTGGGCGGTGCGCTGGTGTCGATGGTGCAGGCGACGCATTCCTCCTCGGTCGGGGCGGCCTATGCCGGCACCGAGGCCGGCTATATGATCAAGGGCGAGGGCCATACGATCTATGTCTCGGGTGACACCGATATCATGGCCGATATGGACTGGATGGGGGATTTCTATAACCCCGATATCGGTATCCTGTGCTGTGGCGGACATTACACGATGGGGATGGAAGGTGCGGCCTATGCAGCCAAACGCTATTTCAACTTCAAAACCGTGATCCCCGCCCATTACGCGACATTCCCCTTGCTGGCACAAAGCGCCCAGCCGCTGGTCGATGCTTTGCCGGACTTGGACGTGCGCACACCGGCCGTAATGGAAACCGTGGAAATCTAG
- a CDS encoding nucleoside deaminase — MDFRSYMDVALEEARAAGGRGEVPVGAVIVGPAGVIAQAGNRTRELHDPTAHAEILAIRAACAALGQERLTGYDLYVTLEPCPMCAAAISNARIARLYYGAADPKSGGVAQGPRIFQHAQCHHAPEVYDGIAAQPSEALLKDFFAAKR, encoded by the coding sequence ATGGATTTTCGCTCTTATATGGATGTGGCCTTGGAAGAGGCCCGCGCCGCAGGTGGCCGTGGCGAGGTGCCCGTGGGGGCGGTGATCGTGGGGCCTGCGGGAGTGATCGCACAAGCAGGCAACCGGACACGGGAATTGCACGATCCCACCGCCCACGCCGAGATACTGGCCATCCGCGCGGCCTGTGCTGCCTTGGGGCAGGAACGGCTGACGGGTTATGATCTCTATGTCACGCTGGAGCCGTGCCCGATGTGCGCGGCTGCGATCAGCAACGCGCGGATTGCGCGGCTTTATTACGGGGCGGCTGACCCGAAGTCCGGTGGCGTCGCCCAAGGGCCGCGTATCTTCCAGCATGCGCAATGCCACCATGCCCCCGAAGTCTATGATGGCATTGCCGCGCAGCCCTCGGAAGCATTGCTCAAGGATTTCTTTGCCGCAAAGCGCTAG
- a CDS encoding pseudouridine synthase: MSTDTPPPGDRIAKVLSRAGVASRREAERMIEDGRVSVNGKTITSPALNITASDRIVVDGKQVGAPEPARLWLYHKPAGLVTTERDEKDRPTVFGSLPDTMPRVMSVGRLDLNSEGLLLLTNDGEIKRKLELPATGWLRRYRVRINGSVSEAKLDELRAGITVDGVHYQPMVVTFDRQQGANAWLTVSLREGKNREIRRAMGEIGVTVNRLIRVSYGPFQLGVLKQGDVEEVKQRVLRDQLGLAEQPAQKKPVRRTVNRPTRGKKRSS, translated from the coding sequence ATGAGCACAGATACCCCTCCCCCCGGCGACCGGATCGCCAAAGTCCTGTCCCGCGCAGGTGTCGCCAGCCGCCGCGAAGCCGAGCGTATGATCGAAGACGGCCGCGTCAGCGTGAATGGCAAAACCATTACAAGCCCCGCGCTGAACATAACCGCATCGGACCGGATTGTCGTGGATGGCAAGCAGGTGGGCGCACCCGAGCCCGCACGCCTCTGGCTCTATCACAAACCTGCAGGCCTTGTGACCACCGAACGCGATGAAAAAGACCGCCCGACGGTCTTTGGATCGCTGCCCGACACGATGCCGCGTGTGATGTCGGTGGGGCGGCTTGATTTGAATTCCGAAGGTCTCTTGCTGCTGACTAACGACGGCGAGATCAAGCGCAAACTCGAACTGCCCGCGACTGGCTGGCTGCGCCGCTACCGTGTGCGGATCAACGGATCGGTCAGCGAGGCAAAACTGGACGAATTGCGCGCTGGCATCACCGTGGACGGCGTGCACTACCAACCCATGGTCGTGACCTTTGACCGCCAACAGGGGGCCAACGCATGGCTGACCGTTAGCCTGCGTGAGGGCAAGAACCGCGAAATCCGCCGCGCGATGGGTGAAATCGGCGTGACCGTGAACCGGCTGATCCGTGTGAGTTACGGACCGTTCCAACTGGGCGTGCTCAAGCAAGGCGACGTCGAAGAGGTCAAACAGCGGGTTCTGCGCGACCAGCTCGGGCTCGCCGAACAACCGGCACAGAAAAAACCTGTCCGCAGAACCGTCAATCGCCCCACAAGGGGGAAAAAGCGATCAAGTTGA
- a CDS encoding DUF2973 domain-containing protein encodes MLRLIFIVAFVAVVAIAITALIGTMTTVARTSATKEPDKMPAKFRRVTYALLVVLLFGVTTGWLGGT; translated from the coding sequence ATGTTGCGATTGATCTTCATTGTTGCCTTTGTGGCGGTGGTTGCGATTGCAATCACGGCCCTAATAGGAACAATGACAACCGTCGCCCGCACGAGCGCTACAAAGGAACCTGACAAGATGCCCGCGAAATTCCGACGCGTCACCTATGCATTGCTGGTTGTCCTGCTCTTTGGGGTCACAACCGGATGGTTGGGGGGCACCTGA
- a CDS encoding 5-bromo-4-chloroindolyl phosphate hydrolysis family protein: MAKRFGGKFSPDGQQDAGRPGASPRGAVAKPADGRVKLLYVPAIVLAATSLNDGPVTLVTALVGAAVLALAAWLLQEGLAAEAAYDTRKVARRPALPRKMLATALTGVGVTIAAYTGDSGAIGAVLYGIAAAGLHTATFGIDPMTDKRMEGIDSFQQDRVARVVDQAEAHLDVMKRQIETVSDRRLTERVEDFQVIARRMIRTVEEDPRDLTGARKFLGVYLMGARDATLKFVDLYNRRKDADARAAYEALLDDLEQNFAARTDKMMLDDRSDMDIEINVLRDRLQREGVNLKTKGNE; the protein is encoded by the coding sequence ATGGCCAAGCGCTTTGGTGGCAAATTCAGCCCTGACGGGCAGCAAGACGCGGGAAGGCCCGGGGCAAGCCCGCGAGGGGCTGTCGCAAAGCCAGCGGACGGACGGGTCAAACTGCTCTATGTGCCTGCCATTGTTCTGGCGGCAACCTCGCTGAATGACGGTCCGGTCACGTTGGTGACTGCGCTTGTTGGCGCGGCTGTTCTGGCGCTCGCGGCGTGGCTCCTGCAAGAGGGGCTCGCGGCCGAAGCAGCCTATGACACCCGCAAAGTGGCGCGGCGTCCCGCTCTGCCGCGCAAAATGCTCGCCACGGCACTGACAGGCGTGGGCGTGACCATTGCGGCCTATACAGGTGACAGCGGCGCGATTGGCGCCGTCCTCTACGGGATCGCGGCGGCGGGTCTGCATACCGCGACCTTCGGGATCGACCCCATGACAGACAAGCGCATGGAAGGGATCGACAGCTTTCAGCAAGACCGTGTCGCCCGCGTCGTTGATCAGGCCGAGGCGCATCTGGACGTCATGAAACGCCAGATCGAGACTGTCTCGGACCGCCGCCTGACAGAACGTGTCGAGGATTTTCAGGTGATCGCCCGCCGGATGATCCGCACCGTTGAGGAAGACCCGCGTGACCTGACCGGTGCGCGCAAATTTCTGGGCGTTTATTTGATGGGCGCGCGGGATGCGACGCTCAAATTTGTCGATCTATACAACCGTCGTAAAGACGCTGATGCGCGCGCCGCCTACGAGGCGCTGCTTGACGACCTTGAACAGAATTTTGCTGCACGCACCGACAAGATGATGCTCGATGACCGCAGCGATATGGATATTGAAATTAATGTACTGCGTGACCGCCTCCAGCGTGAGGGCGTCAATTTGAAAACGAAAGGGAACGAATAA
- a CDS encoding toxic anion resistance protein: protein MSETIRQKAEATLAEVEKITAVVLPEPKNELITLEAADAPTSAEIQKRVAEINIADTNSIVSFGSSAQAELQEISQSMLAGVRNKDVGPAGDSLRNIVTTIRGFSISELDVRRKRSWWEKLLGRAAPMAKFAARFEEVQGQIDHITDDLLKHEHVLLKDIESLDVLYDKTLQFYDELGLYIAAGEAKIADLDATTIPAKEAEVQAAAEDQAVMKAQELRDLRSARDDLERRVHDLKLTRQVTMQSLPSIRLVQENDKSLVTKINSTLVNTVPLWETQLAQAVTIQRSSEAAEAVRDANDLTNELLKANAENLRQANRTIREEMERGVFDINAVKEANANLIATINESLEIADEGKRKRAEAEVELQKMEQELKETLASAKARKTGTGDTIGTATGS from the coding sequence ATGTCTGAAACGATCCGCCAAAAGGCTGAAGCGACGCTTGCCGAAGTTGAAAAAATCACCGCTGTTGTTCTGCCTGAACCCAAGAACGAGTTGATCACGCTTGAGGCCGCAGACGCGCCCACCAGCGCTGAAATTCAGAAACGTGTGGCCGAGATCAATATCGCAGACACCAATTCCATCGTGTCTTTCGGCTCCTCCGCGCAGGCGGAATTGCAGGAAATCAGCCAATCCATGCTGGCAGGTGTGCGCAACAAGGACGTAGGCCCCGCAGGTGACAGTCTGCGCAATATCGTCACCACAATCCGTGGTTTTTCGATCTCGGAACTGGATGTGCGGCGCAAGCGCAGCTGGTGGGAAAAGCTCTTGGGGCGTGCGGCACCCATGGCGAAATTCGCCGCGCGTTTTGAAGAAGTACAAGGCCAAATTGACCACATCACCGATGACCTTCTCAAGCACGAGCATGTGCTGCTGAAAGACATCGAGAGCCTTGATGTGCTTTATGACAAGACGCTGCAATTCTATGATGAACTCGGCCTTTATATCGCCGCCGGTGAAGCAAAAATCGCCGATCTTGACGCCACAACGATCCCCGCAAAAGAGGCCGAGGTGCAGGCCGCTGCCGAAGATCAGGCCGTGATGAAGGCGCAGGAACTGCGCGATCTGCGGTCTGCCCGTGATGATCTGGAACGCCGTGTGCATGACCTGAAACTGACCCGACAGGTGACGATGCAGTCGCTCCCGTCCATCCGTTTGGTGCAGGAAAACGACAAATCGCTGGTGACCAAGATCAACTCGACCTTGGTGAACACGGTGCCACTGTGGGAAACACAGCTGGCGCAGGCGGTGACGATCCAGCGCTCTTCAGAAGCAGCAGAGGCGGTGCGTGACGCCAATGATCTGACCAATGAATTGCTGAAAGCCAACGCCGAAAACCTGCGTCAGGCCAACCGCACCATCCGCGAGGAAATGGAACGCGGTGTGTTTGACATCAACGCGGTGAAAGAGGCCAATGCCAACCTGATTGCCACGATCAATGAAAGTCTCGAGATCGCCGACGAAGGCAAGCGCAAGCGCGCCGAGGCCGAGGTCGAGTTGCAAAAGATGGAGCAGGAGTTGAAAGAAACACTTGCCTCTGCCAAAGCGCGCAAGACCGGCACCGGCGACACCATCGGCACAGCGACAGGCAGTTAA
- a CDS encoding DUF2927 domain-containing protein: MIGGITRRLAMLVVATGVMGCQLMTPPVTSPAPPPSVPAPVPDPTPVVTPPSQASRDLAVYYGRLQNDLLAQGLMRGDGGGPDTPFTDTQLARNFVRIALFNEYRDDSDFRTPQATISKLRRWTSPIRMSVEFGNTVPLAQRDADLASVSAYAARLSRVTGVPIEITDSNPNFRVLFLGEDDRRAYGPRLRALIPNISDATVRTFVNLPRDQLCVVIGTFTPGRSSYTKAVAMIRAEHPSLMRSACIHEELAQGMGLANDSPQARPSIFNDDEEFALLTAHDELLLRMLYDPRLEAGMDPATAAPLARVIAREYLSPGQS; encoded by the coding sequence ATGATCGGGGGTATCACACGGCGTCTTGCGATGCTCGTCGTTGCGACGGGTGTCATGGGGTGCCAGTTGATGACACCTCCGGTCACATCGCCCGCCCCCCCGCCGTCGGTGCCGGCCCCGGTGCCAGACCCGACCCCCGTTGTGACACCACCCAGTCAGGCAAGCCGGGATCTGGCGGTCTATTACGGCCGTCTGCAGAATGACCTTCTGGCCCAGGGCCTGATGCGGGGCGATGGTGGCGGACCAGACACGCCGTTTACAGATACGCAACTCGCGCGCAATTTTGTGCGCATCGCGCTATTCAACGAATACCGTGACGACAGTGATTTTCGCACGCCGCAAGCGACCATTTCCAAACTGCGCCGCTGGACGTCCCCGATCCGCATGTCGGTGGAATTCGGTAATACCGTCCCCCTTGCCCAGCGCGACGCGGATCTGGCCAGTGTCAGCGCCTATGCCGCGCGTCTTTCGCGTGTCACGGGCGTGCCGATCGAGATCACCGACAGCAACCCCAATTTCCGCGTGCTGTTTCTGGGCGAGGATGACCGCCGCGCTTACGGACCACGCTTGCGCGCCCTCATTCCCAATATCTCGGACGCGACCGTCCGCACCTTTGTCAACCTGCCCCGCGACCAGCTTTGCGTTGTGATCGGCACTTTTACGCCCGGCCGGTCGAGCTATACCAAAGCCGTCGCCATGATCCGCGCCGAACACCCCAGCCTGATGCGCAGTGCCTGTATCCATGAGGAACTGGCCCAAGGTATGGGCCTTGCCAACGATAGCCCGCAGGCGCGCCCGTCGATTTTTAATGACGACGAAGAATTCGCGCTACTGACCGCGCATGACGAACTGTTGCTGCGGATGCTCTATGATCCACGGCTGGAAGCGGGCATGGACCCTGCGACAGCCGCCCCACTTGCGCGCGTGATTGCGCGTGAATACCTCTCACCTGGACAAAGCTGA
- a CDS encoding SPFH domain-containing protein, translating into MGIFDFLTGEFIDVIHWTDNTRDTMVWRFEREGHEIKYGAKLTVREGQAAVFVHEGQLADVFTPGLYMLESNNMPIMTTLQHWDHGFKSPFKSEIYYVNTTRFSNLKWGTKNPIMVRDPEFGPTRLRAFGTYTVKVADPALFLREIVGTDGEFTMDEISYQIRNIIVQEFSRVIAQSGIPVLDMAANTADLGKLIAAAIDPTMKQYGLTIPELYIENISLPAAVEEALDKRTSMGLAGDLGKFTQYSAAEAMTSAANNPAGGGMAAGLGAGMGMAMAGQMAQGGPWGASPAAAPPPPPPVEHVWHIAKGGEVSGPFSKAAMGRMVTEGKLSRDSMVWTQGQDGWMEAGEVMELAQLFTIMPPPPPGA; encoded by the coding sequence ATGGGCATTTTCGATTTTCTGACTGGTGAATTCATCGACGTCATCCATTGGACCGACAACACCCGCGACACCATGGTCTGGCGGTTCGAGCGTGAGGGCCATGAAATCAAATACGGTGCCAAGCTGACGGTGCGCGAGGGTCAGGCGGCGGTCTTCGTCCACGAAGGCCAGTTAGCCGATGTCTTCACCCCCGGCCTTTATATGTTGGAAAGCAACAACATGCCGATCATGACGACCCTGCAACACTGGGATCATGGCTTCAAAAGCCCCTTCAAGTCCGAGATTTACTACGTCAACACCACCCGTTTCTCGAACCTCAAATGGGGTACGAAGAACCCGATCATGGTGCGCGATCCTGAGTTCGGCCCGACCCGCCTGCGCGCTTTTGGGACCTACACCGTCAAGGTTGCGGATCCCGCCCTCTTCCTGCGTGAAATCGTCGGTACCGACGGTGAATTCACCATGGACGAGATCAGTTATCAAATCCGCAACATCATCGTGCAGGAATTTTCACGCGTGATCGCGCAATCAGGCATTCCGGTGCTGGATATGGCCGCAAATACCGCCGATCTGGGCAAGCTGATTGCCGCAGCTATCGACCCCACGATGAAGCAATACGGCCTGACCATCCCCGAACTTTACATCGAGAACATCAGCCTGCCCGCCGCCGTGGAAGAGGCGCTGGACAAGCGGACCTCGATGGGTCTGGCGGGTGATCTGGGTAAATTCACCCAATATTCCGCCGCCGAAGCGATGACGTCCGCTGCGAATAATCCTGCGGGCGGCGGCATGGCCGCAGGTCTCGGGGCCGGCATGGGCATGGCGATGGCAGGCCAGATGGCCCAAGGTGGCCCGTGGGGGGCGAGCCCTGCTGCGGCCCCGCCCCCACCCCCGCCGGTCGAACATGTCTGGCACATCGCCAAGGGCGGCGAGGTGTCCGGTCCTTTCTCCAAGGCCGCGATGGGCCGCATGGTCACCGAAGGCAAACTCAGCCGCGACAGCATGGTGTGGACCCAAGGTCAGGACGGCTGGATGGAAGCGGGCGAGGTCATGGAACTGGCCCAGCTTTTCACCATTATGCCACCGCCACCTCCGGGGGCGTAA
- a CDS encoding cytochrome b/b6 domain-containing protein → MPHRRVYLKWMHWLMVPLFVWFIVVQPIDVQRIGPAAVQFHSVMGLLFVSLALFWTVDYMRKGLASRPGPKLPAKARPLHQLLHKVLIWGVFCVALTGFGLGLTSAVLLWAGGIVPIAPPLNMPQANDFIGMVHEVQFYTLAVIAGLHVLFHLWRHYRLRDNALRIMAPKALHRFL, encoded by the coding sequence GTGCCGCATCGGCGCGTCTACCTGAAGTGGATGCACTGGCTGATGGTGCCGTTGTTTGTCTGGTTCATCGTGGTTCAGCCGATCGATGTGCAACGTATCGGCCCTGCTGCGGTCCAGTTCCATTCCGTGATGGGGCTGCTGTTTGTCAGCTTGGCGTTGTTCTGGACCGTCGATTATATGCGCAAAGGTCTGGCCAGCCGTCCGGGACCGAAACTGCCCGCCAAGGCGCGACCGCTGCATCAGCTTCTGCATAAGGTGCTGATCTGGGGTGTGTTCTGTGTGGCGCTCACAGGTTTTGGTCTGGGGCTGACGTCGGCCGTTCTGCTCTGGGCGGGGGGGATCGTGCCGATTGCACCGCCCCTGAATATGCCGCAGGCGAATGATTTCATCGGCATGGTGCATGAGGTACAGTTCTACACACTGGCTGTGATCGCGGGGCTTCACGTGCTGTTCCACCTCTGGCGCCACTATCGCTTGCGCGACAACGCGTTACGGATCATGGCGCCCAAAGCCTTGCACAGGTTCCTATGA
- a CDS encoding TFIIB-type zinc finger domain-containing protein: MTDGQAPVDEHRFPCESCGSDLRFDPADHQLKCDHCGNVQPIESAGPWTGAIVELDFQRAVQHRLDDADIEETRVNECPNCGAQTEFDSDIHAAECPFCATPVVTDTGTHRHIKPRGLLPFALAEGAARDALIKWLGSLWFAPNGLTDYARKGRKMNGIYVPYWTFDADTKSQYTGQRGTHYYETRTVMRDGKRRQVRVRKTRWRPTSGRVARFFDDVLVLASRSLPKKYTDGLEPWDLSALEPYNPEYLAGFRAEGYQVELTDGFTEARAYMDRMIHRDVKYDIGGDAQRVTTVNTVVNDVTFKHVLLPVWLAAYKYRGQTYRFVVNGRTGRVQGERPYSAWKIGFAVVVGLILALIAGFVIANSQ; this comes from the coding sequence ATGACTGACGGACAGGCACCTGTGGACGAACACCGCTTTCCCTGCGAAAGCTGCGGGTCGGACCTGCGGTTTGATCCTGCGGATCATCAACTCAAATGCGATCACTGCGGCAATGTGCAACCGATCGAGAGCGCGGGGCCTTGGACAGGCGCGATTGTCGAGCTGGATTTCCAGCGCGCGGTGCAGCATCGGCTCGACGATGCCGATATCGAGGAAACCCGTGTCAATGAATGCCCCAACTGCGGCGCCCAGACCGAGTTTGACTCCGATATCCACGCCGCCGAGTGCCCGTTCTGCGCCACCCCTGTGGTCACTGACACCGGCACCCACAGACATATCAAACCACGTGGCCTGCTACCATTCGCGCTGGCCGAGGGGGCCGCGCGCGACGCCCTGATTAAATGGCTCGGTAGCCTCTGGTTTGCGCCAAATGGCCTAACGGATTATGCCCGCAAGGGGCGCAAGATGAATGGCATCTATGTGCCCTACTGGACCTTCGATGCTGACACGAAAAGCCAATATACCGGCCAGCGCGGCACCCATTATTATGAAACCCGCACCGTGATGCGCGATGGCAAGCGCCGACAGGTGCGCGTACGCAAAACACGCTGGCGGCCTACCTCGGGGCGCGTGGCGCGGTTCTTTGATGATGTTCTGGTGCTGGCGTCCCGGTCGCTCCCCAAGAAATACACGGATGGGTTGGAGCCTTGGGATCTCTCGGCCTTGGAACCCTATAACCCCGAATATCTGGCCGGTTTCCGCGCCGAGGGCTATCAGGTGGAACTGACAGACGGGTTCACCGAGGCCCGCGCCTATATGGACCGGATGATCCACCGCGATGTGAAATATGATATCGGCGGCGATGCCCAGCGTGTCACCACCGTGAACACGGTCGTTAATGATGTGACCTTCAAACATGTCCTGCTGCCAGTCTGGCTGGCTGCGTATAAATACCGCGGGCAAACCTATCGGTTTGTGGTCAACGGCCGCACAGGGCGCGTACAGGGTGAGCGGCCCTATTCCGCATGGAAGATCGGTTTTGCGGTCGTTGTGGGACTTATCCTTGCGCTTATCGCAGGATTTGTTATCGCTAACAGTCAATAA